Part of the Cyanobacteria bacterium GSL.Bin1 genome is shown below.
CTGAGTTCAATTTCAAAATTTTGCCATTCAGGCTCTGTTGTTATACAAGAGAGTTGAAAAGACTTTGCACCTCGATAGCCCAGATTATCTACCTCACCCCTAAAGATATTTTCTCCTTGTTGGTAAGGACTACTAATGAAGCCTAATCGTTCGCCTTTAGCTATTCTGGCTAATATGCGTAGAGCTTCGATTACATTGCTTTTTCCAGAAGCATTAGCACCGATTAGAACTGTTAGCCTAGCAATATATAAAGTCCCAAATCGATAACTTTTGAAATTTTTTAATTGGATTTGAGTAATCACTTTGATTGACTCTCCATAACAACTCTATTGACGGAGGCGGCTTCAATAAAAATTCGTTTGATATCAGGATGAGAGTCTCTAATTTTTGTCTCAATTCGTCGCGTTGCCGTTTCAATTTCATCGGCAGAGAGTTCATCTTTAAACTCAATATTAAGTGCCAACATAATATCCCGAGGTCCTAAATGAAACGTAATCGGCGATTCAGCAGCAGAGACGGCTTCATCGGATTGCACAATTTGTTTAATGCCATTTCTCACTTCTGGAGACGCACTTTCTCCCACTAAAAGACCTTTCGTTTCCGCAACCAAAATGATCGCAACCACTGTCAACAAAATACCAATAATAATCGAAGCAATGCCGTCATAAATTGGGTTATGGGTCACTTCACTCAGAAAAACACCCAAGAACGCTAAAATCAGTCCAACCAGGGCTGCAAAGTCTTCCACAATCACGATAAACGCACTGGGATCTTTACTGTCACGAATCGCTTTCCACAGTCCAACATCCTCATTCCTGGGATAATTCTGATTAAATTCTTTAATGGAAATGAATAACGCCGTTCCTTCAAAAATTGCTGCAACTCCCAGGACAATATAACTGACAACCGGAGAACTAGAAGACTCCGAATGTTGGAAGCTATTCAACCCTTCATATACTGAAACGCCACCGCCTAAGGCAAAGATTAAGACAGCAACGACTAGCGACCAAAAATAAATTTCTTGACCATGACCAAGGGGATGTTCTTCATCAGCAACTCTTTCACTTTGTTTGAGACCATACAGAAGTAAAATTTCGTTAGTGGAATCAACCACTGAGTGAATCCCTTCCGACAGCATTGCTGAACTGCCAGTGATAGCAGCACCGACAAATTTAGCAATTCCGATCGCGATGTTAGCTGCCATGGCAGCATAAATAGAGGTTTTGGATGATTCAGATGTCATAGGGAACGGAATGCCTCCTGATAGGATAATTTGCTATTCAGGTTAGCATTTACCCCCCACTGACCGGTGGAATTAAAACCACTTCATCCCCATCGTTTAAAGGGGTTTCTGGCGGAACAAAATCAAGATTCACCCCAAAATGAGTCACCTCTCGCCACTGTTCTAGTTGCGGATGTTCTTCTAAAATTCGATCTAACACAGCATGAACTGGCGTTGCTGGCGGAAACTCCTGCTGAATTTCTTCGACACCATATGCTTCTTGATAAGCAGCGAAGAGTTTAACCGTAACCGTAATTGATGTTGACATAGCAGTTAATGATCTCTGGTCATTTTGCAATGAGTTTTGTTTTTACTAATTCCACATCAGCATACGTGGTTTCAGAGTAATGGTCATTTCCGACAATTTGGGTCATCTGATTAAAGCCAAGATTCAACCAAAACCGTAAGGCTTGCCAGTTTTTTAAGCTGACAACGACCCGACTTTCTCGATAACCGGCGGTCACTGCTTCTTGTTCCAAATACTGCATCACTTCTTTGCCAAAGCCTTGTCGTTGAAAATCTTTCAAAAAGAATAAACTGCCAATGTATAAGGTTTTTTCTGTGGGGTAACCTTGGTAAAAACTTACCATTCCGATAACAGTTTTGGTTGCTTGAGTTAGGATTAATAACGTTTTTTCTTGGCAAGGCTGACCCTGCGGGGGAAGATCGCTATGATCGATTAAAGACTGAGCAAGTGTTATCGGTTGCTCATCCTGTCCTTGCAATTGGATTGCATCAATATTATCTTTCAAAATAGAAGAAATCATCTCGAAATCATGGCGTTGTGCTTCTTGCAGCAGACATCGTTTGCTTTGACCTTCGCCTGTAAAAAGATTCATCCCCATGCTTGTAATCCTTGATGTTTAACAGGAAATAATCATGAAAAAGTTACCGAAGACTTGGCTTTTAGGATTTTTAGGTTTTCTTAGTTTACTCAGTTTAAGATACTTTCAAACTGGAGAGTTATTATATTTAGTGTGGCTGGTTTGGCTAGTCTGGTTTGTTAATTTTATTCCTAGAGAAAATTAGGATTGCATTCAGCAGATTATTCTAATTAATTCAATTAAGAGAAGGAGGAAAAGTGCTTGTTTTTTTCCTTACCTCTCTTTCTAACTTTAAATCAAATATCTTAAGGTGATAATCTTGCTTTCTTCGCGCGAGTTTCCAGATACCATTGCGCCAGTTGAGGTGTCCACTCTTGAAAATGACCAAAGAGAAGTTCACTAAATTTTTGCGCTTCTAATTGGGCATCTTTTTTCCAGC
Proteins encoded:
- a CDS encoding cation diffusion facilitator family transporter, encoding MTSESSKTSIYAAMAANIAIGIAKFVGAAITGSSAMLSEGIHSVVDSTNEILLLYGLKQSERVADEEHPLGHGQEIYFWSLVVAVLIFALGGGVSVYEGLNSFQHSESSSSPVVSYIVLGVAAIFEGTALFISIKEFNQNYPRNEDVGLWKAIRDSKDPSAFIVIVEDFAALVGLILAFLGVFLSEVTHNPIYDGIASIIIGILLTVVAIILVAETKGLLVGESASPEVRNGIKQIVQSDEAVSAAESPITFHLGPRDIMLALNIEFKDELSADEIETATRRIETKIRDSHPDIKRIFIEAASVNRVVMESQSK
- a CDS encoding molybdopterin synthase sulfur carrier subunit; this encodes MSTSITVTVKLFAAYQEAYGVEEIQQEFPPATPVHAVLDRILEEHPQLEQWREVTHFGVNLDFVPPETPLNDGDEVVLIPPVSGG
- a CDS encoding GNAT family N-acetyltransferase, whose amino-acid sequence is MGMNLFTGEGQSKRCLLQEAQRHDFEMISSILKDNIDAIQLQGQDEQPITLAQSLIDHSDLPPQGQPCQEKTLLILTQATKTVIGMVSFYQGYPTEKTLYIGSLFFLKDFQRQGFGKEVMQYLEQEAVTAGYRESRVVVSLKNWQALRFWLNLGFNQMTQIVGNDHYSETTYADVELVKTKLIAK
- a CDS encoding DUF3796 domain-containing protein produces the protein MKKLPKTWLLGFLGFLSLLSLRYFQTGELLYLVWLVWLVWFVNFIPREN